One Rhinoraja longicauda isolate Sanriku21f chromosome 19, sRhiLon1.1, whole genome shotgun sequence genomic window, CAGGAAGATAAATGGGGAATGCAATGGAAGGGATGGGGTGGAAATCAACAGGAGAGAATGTGCTGGGTCCCCAGTAGGAAGGGTTGGGGGATCAACGGTTGGAGAAGGGGAACCAACGTGGTGACGGGGACTGGGGATGAAAAGAAATGCCTGTGGGGAAGAGTTGAAGGAACAGGGAGAGCTGAAGGGGATAAGGTTTACCTGTAACGGGAAAATACAAGGTAGATGTCGTTGGGTTGTAGTCTgttcaaaatatgaggtgttcgtcTTCCCTCCCGACTGGTTTGTTTCAATCAGCCCTGAATTATTGGGAAATTTATCGCAAACTGTGACCCACTATTTTGTCAGAGAATCAAATTAAATTTGTGACTCcctaccttcagaaatatcaaactgtccgtttggttcatccgctcctgcagctttaagagtttctcttgaatagagtttatctcctcttgaatcgctcgtagattattctccattggatttagaacgctctcctcctcttcccggagatccttgagaaagagccgctctttctcattgagaatctggcgcagttcagcaaataccgatgtgatgtaggtcaacaggttctgtgactgttcctgtcaaatgaaaggtgaaggtcaatattatcgagcctggaatctaagacaatagcacaagatcagagaagggaaactggaaaccttacccggactccagaaatcttctctttctgttgctgctccatttcctccaccgctgatttattttttgtgagaatctccaaggaagttttaatcagctcctgggattgagattcagattcagtcagtgaaagaattagaccagacggaacaaatgaactgcagacacggaactgcacatgaaagtttacaaaaagacacaaactgctggagaactcatcgggtcgggagcgtatcagcagagagccgcgggctgtctcacctggaaggactgctggagtccctgcatggacgtgagggggaaggtacagggacaggtgtttcatctccagcggtggctggggcaagtacctggggaagggctaGTTTGGGTGGGAGACTGGGTGAACCGAACAGTCGCCGAGGGAGCGCGGTCTGCAAAAGGCAGAATTGAAAATTCATCATCTGATCAAAttctgtttgcttttaccttgtatctttcaacagcttctttaatcggcatgaaactgtgagacttgtgttcccgcgcgtctcggcagatcagacagaccagtttcttgtcggtttcacaaaacagcttcagttcttcctgatgttcctcgcagtgaagtttactttccttccctcccgtgTTCAGACTCAGTGCTCGAGCTGTCTCAGTCatactcgccaaggcccgatttcctttgagggtgcggtctgcaatctcctctctacattccgggcaggagtttctcccctccttgtcccaactctgtgtgatacaggagcggcagaagttgtgcccgcactccagtgtaaccggatcggtgaagaaatccaggcaaatgggacaaatcgcgtcttcagttaaactctggatctggtgtttcgaagccatttttaatTCCGAGAACTTCTTGGTTCAAAACGCTTCCGCCTTCAGGAAGCTGCGAAACCGCACAGAACTGCAACTGTCAACGACACGCCCTGCAGTGCGCGGGGAttgattctgtgctgaataatGTTGTTTTGCTGCGAGTGTTCAGGGTGAAGGGCCTCTGGCAATCTGCCACTGATTACACCCCAGCAAGAGGCTGTTAACCCCTCCAGCCCCGGAGAGCAGCACAGTGAGCCAGACCCCCCCACTCGCAGCCCAGTCTGACGTTGATCAACAGGagcacacgaggaactgcagatgctgctttacaaataaaTGACACAAAGCGATCGGGTAATTCCACGGACCAGGAAGactatctggagaatttggattggggttcctccagtttacgtgaATTCGAGAGCAGCAAttcgtagcagcaatcagcagcagtagcagcagcaatcagcagcagcaccaagctgagttgcttgggaagtattgtgtggggattgtgtggagatAGCAAggtgtaagacctgtgtgatctcccggacaagtttcgatcgcctagcttggggtcggagaggaatttcccggatttttttccccaaattggcctgggttttttaatccgatttttcgcctctcccaggagatcactcagttcttttgggtgggcggttggagcggttggagcagcggccgggcggtaggtttagaaaccgtgcacggggctttgtttggggagtatgagtgccagggcagtttattgttctgggtgtcggatgtggggaatctgggagtccgatagtcttccagacatccacatctgcgccaggtgcgacgagatggggctcctaagggaccgtattaggaacctggagcggcagattgatgacctccgtctggtcagggagagtgaggaggttatagagaggagttatagagaggtggtcactccaagaccacgggaggtagacaagtgggtcacggttagggggggcaaggagcagaggcagggactagagagtaccccagtggatgtaccccttggcaataaatactcctgtttaggtgttgttggggagtacagcctacctgggagcagcgacggcgcccgggcctctggcacggagtccagccctgttgctcagaagggtagggaaaggaagaag contains:
- the LOC144603041 gene encoding zinc-binding protein A33-like, with translation MASKHQIQSLTEDAICPICLDFFTDPVTLECGHNFCRSCITQSWDKEGRNSCPECREEIADRTLKGNRALASMTETARALSLNTGGKESKLHCEEHQEELKLFCETDKKLVCLICRDAREHKSHSFMPIKEAVERYKELIKTSLEILTKNKSAVEEMEQQQKEKISGVREQSQNLLTYITSVFAELRQILNEKERLFLKDLREEEESVLNPMENNLRAIQEEINSIQEKLLKLQERMNQTDSLIFLKEETRQKRRISEEGYTLSVADGALDIGKFHHPFLLNTVISELSDRIKRVSVTLDVETAGPWLEVSEDRKRVRATRTRRSLPDTGKRFTDRRCVLGSEGFTSGRHYWEVEVAGSEDWGLGVAAESVERKGGVTLTPETGVWSIRRVDDEFAAVTSPPSRLSARPIPGRVGVYLSYESGTVSFYDADTKSHLHSFTGNKFTEKMYPFFATWDEGQWVRICSGSAPGV